One Molothrus ater isolate BHLD 08-10-18 breed brown headed cowbird chromosome 14, BPBGC_Mater_1.1, whole genome shotgun sequence DNA segment encodes these proteins:
- the MAGT1 gene encoding LOW QUALITY PROTEIN: magnesium transporter protein 1 (The sequence of the model RefSeq protein was modified relative to this genomic sequence to represent the inferred CDS: deleted 1 base in 1 codon), with protein sequence MARLQLAALPQLSQSEASRDSGAGASTNRRLVGGASQPAGRGGRSGVAMAALPVPLLALVLLLLAGCGGPGAAGQRRKEMVLSEKVNQLMEWASKRSVIRMNGDKFRRLVKAPPRNYSVIVMFTALQPHRQCVVCKQADEEYQILANSWRYSSAFTNKIFFAMVDFDEGSDVFQMLNMNSAPTFINFPAKGKPKRGDTYELQVRGFAAEQLARWVADRTDVHIRVIRPPNYAGPLMLGLLLAVIGGLVYLRGSNLDFLYNKTGWAFAALCFVLAMTSGQMWNHIRGPPYAHKNPHTGQVNYIHGSSQAQFVAETHIVLLFNGGVTLGMVLLHEAATSDMDVGKRKIMCIAGIGLVVLFFSWLLSVFRSKYHGYPYSFLMS encoded by the exons ATGGCACGGCTCCAGCTCGCCGCGCTCCCACAG CTCAGCCAATCGGAGGCCAGCAGGGACTCTGGAGCCGGCGCCTCCACCAATCGGCGTCTGGTGGGCGGGGCCTCGCagccggcggggcggggcgggcgaAGCGGGGTGGCCATGGCGGCGCTGCCGGTGCCGCTGCTGGCgctggtgctgctgttgctggCGGGATGTGGCGGGCCCGGCGCCGCGGGACAGAGGCGGAAGGAG ATGGTGTTGTCAGAAAAAGTGAACCAGCTGATGGAGTGGGCCAGCAAGAGATCCGTGATCAGAATGAACGGGGACAAATTCCGGCGCCTCGTGAAGGCCCCTCCCAGGAACTACTCAGTGATTGTGATGTTCACTGCCCTTCAGCCTCACAGGCAGTGTGTTGTGTGCAA GCAAGCTGATGAGGAATACCAGATCCTGGCAAACTCCTGGAGGTATTCCAGTGCATTTACcaacaagattttttttgctaTGGTAGATTTTGACGAAGGCTCAGACGTCTTTCAGATG ctgaacATGAACTCTGCCCCCACTTTCATTAACTTCCCTGCCAAGGGGAAGCCCAAGCGGGGGGACACCTACGAGCTGCAGGTGCGCGGCTTCGCGGCGGAGCAGCTGGCACGCTGGGTGGCCGACAGGACAGACGTCCAT ATCCGTGTGATAAGGCCACCAAACTATGCTGGACCCTTGATGCTGGGGTTGCTGCTGGCTGTCATTGGAGGCCTCGTGTATTTGAGGGGCAGCAATCTGGATTTTCTCTACAACAAAACTGGCTGGGCCTTTGCTGCTCTG tgctttGTGTTAGCAATGACATCAGGCCAGATGTGGAACCACATCAGAGGCCCCCCCTATGCTCATAAGAATCCCCATACAGGACAAGTG AATTATATCCATGGAAGCAGCCAAGCCCAGTTTGTGGCAGAAACACATATAGTTCTGCTCTTCA ATGGTGGAGTTACTTTAGGAATGGTCCTTCTCCACGAAGCTGCTACTTCTGACATGGatgtggggaaaaggaaaa TTATGTGCATTGCTGGCATTGGCTTGGTGGTGCTGTTCTTCAGCTGGCTGCTGTCTGTCTTCAGATCCAAGTACCACGGCTACCCCTACAG TTTCCTAATGAGCTAA
- the LOC118698891 gene encoding cytochrome c oxidase subunit 7B, mitochondrial, with protein sequence MFPVARAAQSLVARGIQHTAVRGAHRKHEPTFHDKYGTMVLLGGASVFTAVWSYVFTALNVEWGISPVGRVTPSEWRG encoded by the exons ATGTTCCCGGTGGCCAGGGCCGCGCAGAGCCTCGTCG CTCGTGGCATCCAGCACACTGCAGTCAGAGGAGCTCATCGCAAGCACGAGCCCACCTTCCACGATAAATATGGAACCATGGTGCTCCTCGGGGGAGCCTCCGTGTTCACTGCTGTCTGGAGCTAT GTGTTCACAGCGCTGAATGTTGAGTGGGGCATTTCACCTGTTGGCAGAGTCACTCCAAGTGAATGGAGAGGGTAA